The Streptomyces tubercidicus DNA segment GGCCTTCGGGCGGCATCCGGAGATTCGATGGCCGCCAGGACCCACCACGTCGCACCCCGGGAATTCGTCACGGCAGGCGTCCGCCGCAGCGGCGGGAATGCTGTCCGCGGAAATCCGGTCCGCAGGTCCCGGCGGGTACCGATGCCGCCGGGCGGGTGCGATGATCAAGGAGAGACCGGTATCCGCCCGATCCGTCTCCGGCCGGGCCCCGGGCAGGTGGATCACGCCCTCGATACGGGTAAGGTCCGAGACGTACGGTGCACCAACTGCAACTCCGCACTCGGCAAGTTGAGGGATGACCCCGACGCCATGCGCAGGGCCATCGCATATCTGGAAGGAAACGTGTGGAAGCCAATACTCGAAGCACCGGGCGTCTACCAGCTGCCTTCCTGACGCCTGGATCCTCGTCGTTCATGGATTTCCTCGGTGACCACTCGCCCGATCTGCTGCCGGGCAATCGCCCGCTGCCGCCGGTGCAGGGTGCCATCGAGGCGCCGCACGGCACGACGATCGTTGCCGCGGCGTTCCCCGGGGGCGTGGTGCTCGCCGGTGACCGGCGGGCGACCATGGGCAACGTCATTGCGCAGCGTGACATCGAGAAGGTTTTCCCGGCCGACGAGTATTCGGCGGTCGGTATCGCGGGCACGGCAGGGCTCGCGGTGGAGATGGTCAAGCTCTTCCAGCTGGAGCTGGAGCACTTCGAGAAGGTCGAGGGTGCCCAACTCTCCCTGGAGGGCAAGGCGAATCGTCTGTCGACGATGATTCGCAGCAATCTCGGGATGGCCATGCAGGGCCTGGCCGTGGTGCCGTTGTTCGCCGGCTATGACCTGGACCGCGAGAAGGGCCGTATCTTCTCGTACGACGTGACCGGCGGGCGCTCGGAAGAGCTGGGCTTCGCGGCGACGGGCTCCGGTTCGGTCTTCGCGCGCAGCTCCCTGAAGAAGCTCTTCCAGGAGGACTTCACGGAGGATCAGACCGTCATGGCCGTCGTCCAGGCGCTCTATGACGCCGCGGATGACGATTCGGCCACCGGCGGACCGGATATGGCACGGCGGATCTATCCCATCGTCACCGTGATCACCGAGGACGGCTTCAGGAAGCTGACCGAGTCCGAGGTCGCGGAGGTGGCCCGTGCCATTTATGAGCGCCGCCTGGAGCAGCCCGACGGCCCGCGCGCCGCGCTGCTCTGACGGGACGGATGTTCCGCAATGCTCCCCCAGCTACCGAGAGAGCTCTTGACAGGAAGGGACGGATAGCCGGTGTCGACGCCGTTCTATGTCTCACCCCAGCAGGCCATGGCCGATCGCGCCGAATACGCCCGCAAGGGCATCGCGCGCGGTCGCAGTGTCGTGGTGCTGCAGTACACCGACGGCGTGGTCTTCGTCGCCGAGAATCCCTCCCGCGCCCTGCACAAGGTCAGCGAGATCTATGACCGGATCGCCTTCGCGGCCGTCGGCAAGTACAACGAGTTCGAGAATCTGCGGATCGGCGGTGTGCGCTATGCCGATCTGCGGGGTTACACCTACGACCGGGAGGATGTGACCGCGCGCGGCCTGGCCAATGTGTACGCGCAGACGCTCGGCACGATCTTCTCCAGCGCCG contains these protein-coding regions:
- a CDS encoding endonuclease domain-containing protein, which produces MPPGGCDDQGETGIRPIRLRPGPGQVDHALDTGKVRDVRCTNCNSALGKLRDDPDAMRRAIAYLEGNVWKPILEAPGVYQLPS
- the prcB gene encoding proteasome subunit beta, which produces MEANTRSTGRLPAAFLTPGSSSFMDFLGDHSPDLLPGNRPLPPVQGAIEAPHGTTIVAAAFPGGVVLAGDRRATMGNVIAQRDIEKVFPADEYSAVGIAGTAGLAVEMVKLFQLELEHFEKVEGAQLSLEGKANRLSTMIRSNLGMAMQGLAVVPLFAGYDLDREKGRIFSYDVTGGRSEELGFAATGSGSVFARSSLKKLFQEDFTEDQTVMAVVQALYDAADDDSATGGPDMARRIYPIVTVITEDGFRKLTESEVAEVARAIYERRLEQPDGPRAALL